A part of Gallus gallus isolate bGalGal1 chromosome 36 unlocalized genomic scaffold, bGalGal1.mat.broiler.GRCg7b 36_unloc2, whole genome shotgun sequence genomic DNA contains:
- the MAZ gene encoding myc-associated zinc finger protein isoform X1, giving the protein MGFPSVCGCWARSDRPPGGRGLHRSRPMGASLQPAPPPAVAPPPDALPPSELLPALLPDPSPATAAASTVDPGALKPAPPPPEAPVPAPEVPLSQAPEATPPTRKSKSKGPYVCAQCAKEFKNGYNLRRHQATHGARPPGLAGALSQGPNAAPSSVSLLPDGSAAAAPPILVGALSDGTTGSGAGSARKRKSHACEACGKAFRDVYHLRRHRLAHSDERPFQCPVCQQRFKRKDRMGHHLRGHQGAVHRPYACAHCPKAFSRPDHLNSHVRQVHSTERPFKCQTCEAAFATKDRLRAHAVRHEDKVPCHVCGKLLSAAYIGDHMKVHGHGPTHVCGLCNKGFTTAAYLRVHAAKDHGSTQPHSARSLRCRLCGVHCATAAQLRGHLQTHGPAHDASGPAHGTSGPAHDASGPAAAASGPAHCEGGGAAELG; this is encoded by the exons ATGGGATTCCCATCGGTTTGCGGCTGCTGGGCGCGATCGGATCGGCCTCCGGGTGGGCGGGGCTTGCACCGCAGCCGACCAATGGGCGCCTCCCTCCAgccggccccgccccccgcgGTGGCCCCGCCCCCGGACGCCCTCCCCCCGTCGGAGCTGCTCCCCGCGCTGCTTCCCGACCCCTCCcccgccaccgccgccgcctccACGGTGGACCCGGGCGCTCTAAaacccgccccccccccaccggaAGCTCCCGTGCCCGCACCGGAAGTCCCCCTCTCTCAAGCGCCGGAAGCGACCCCTCCGACCCGGAAGTCCAAAAGCAAAGGGCCATACGTGTGCGCTCAGTGCGCCAAAGAGTTCAAGAACGGTTACAACCTGCGGCGCCACCAAGCCACGCACGGCGCCAGACCTCCCGGCCTCGCGGGGGCGCTGTCGCAAGGCCCGAACGCCGCCCCTTCCTCCGTCTCGTTGCTCCCGGACGGCTCCGCCGCGGCCGCCCCTCCCATCCTCGTGGGGGCGCTGTCGGACGGCACGACCGGAAGCGGCGCCGGAAGCGCCCGCAAACGGAAGAGCCACGCGTGCGAGGCGTGCGGCAAAGCCTTCCGCGACGTTTATCACCTCCGGCGGCACCGTTTGGCCCATTCGGACGAGCGGCCGTTCCAGTGCCCGGTGTGCCAGCAGCGCTTCAAGCGGAAGGACCGCATGGGCCACCACCTCCGCGGCCACCAGGGCGCCGTGCACCGGCCCTACGCCTGCGCCCATTGCCCCAAGGCCTTCTCGCG cCCGGACCACCTCAACAGCCACGTGCGCCAGGTGCACTCCACCGAGCGGCCCTTCAAGTGCCAG ACGTGCGAGGCGGCGTTTGCCACCAAGGACCGTCTGCGGGCGCACGCGGTGCGGCACGAGGACAAGGTGCCGTGCCACGTGTGCGGGAAGCTGCTGAGCGCCGCCTACATCGGGGACCACATGAAGGTGCACGGCCACGGCCCCACGCACGTCTGCGGGCTCTGCAACAAAG GGTTCACGACGGCCGCATACCTCCGCGTCCATGCGGCGAAGGACCACGGCAGCactcagccccatagcgcccgCTCGCTGCGCTGCCGCCTCTGTGGGGTCCATTGCGCCACGGCCGCCCAACTGCGCGGCCACCTGCAGACCCACGGCCCCGCCCACGACGCTTCCGGCCCCGCCCACGGCACTTCCGGCCCCGCCCACGACGCTTCCggtcccgccgccgccgcttccGGCCCCGCCCACTGCGAGGGGGGCGGCGCCGCGGAGTTGGGGTGA
- the MAZ gene encoding myc-associated zinc finger protein isoform X2 has protein sequence MDAGGWSSFIFQPAPPPAVAPPPDALPPSELLPALLPDPSPATAAASTVDPGALKPAPPPPEAPVPAPEVPLSQAPEATPPTRKSKSKGPYVCAQCAKEFKNGYNLRRHQATHGARPPGLAGALSQGPNAAPSSVSLLPDGSAAAAPPILVGALSDGTTGSGAGSARKRKSHACEACGKAFRDVYHLRRHRLAHSDERPFQCPVCQQRFKRKDRMGHHLRGHQGAVHRPYACAHCPKAFSRPDHLNSHVRQVHSTERPFKCQTCEAAFATKDRLRAHAVRHEDKVPCHVCGKLLSAAYIGDHMKVHGHGPTHVCGLCNKGFTTAAYLRVHAAKDHGSTQPHSARSLRCRLCGVHCATAAQLRGHLQTHGPAHDASGPAHGTSGPAHDASGPAAAASGPAHCEGGGAAELG, from the exons ATGGACGCGGGTGGATGGAGCAGCTTCATCTTCCAG ccggccccgccccccgcgGTGGCCCCGCCCCCGGACGCCCTCCCCCCGTCGGAGCTGCTCCCCGCGCTGCTTCCCGACCCCTCCcccgccaccgccgccgcctccACGGTGGACCCGGGCGCTCTAAaacccgccccccccccaccggaAGCTCCCGTGCCCGCACCGGAAGTCCCCCTCTCTCAAGCGCCGGAAGCGACCCCTCCGACCCGGAAGTCCAAAAGCAAAGGGCCATACGTGTGCGCTCAGTGCGCCAAAGAGTTCAAGAACGGTTACAACCTGCGGCGCCACCAAGCCACGCACGGCGCCAGACCTCCCGGCCTCGCGGGGGCGCTGTCGCAAGGCCCGAACGCCGCCCCTTCCTCCGTCTCGTTGCTCCCGGACGGCTCCGCCGCGGCCGCCCCTCCCATCCTCGTGGGGGCGCTGTCGGACGGCACGACCGGAAGCGGCGCCGGAAGCGCCCGCAAACGGAAGAGCCACGCGTGCGAGGCGTGCGGCAAAGCCTTCCGCGACGTTTATCACCTCCGGCGGCACCGTTTGGCCCATTCGGACGAGCGGCCGTTCCAGTGCCCGGTGTGCCAGCAGCGCTTCAAGCGGAAGGACCGCATGGGCCACCACCTCCGCGGCCACCAGGGCGCCGTGCACCGGCCCTACGCCTGCGCCCATTGCCCCAAGGCCTTCTCGCG cCCGGACCACCTCAACAGCCACGTGCGCCAGGTGCACTCCACCGAGCGGCCCTTCAAGTGCCAG ACGTGCGAGGCGGCGTTTGCCACCAAGGACCGTCTGCGGGCGCACGCGGTGCGGCACGAGGACAAGGTGCCGTGCCACGTGTGCGGGAAGCTGCTGAGCGCCGCCTACATCGGGGACCACATGAAGGTGCACGGCCACGGCCCCACGCACGTCTGCGGGCTCTGCAACAAAG GGTTCACGACGGCCGCATACCTCCGCGTCCATGCGGCGAAGGACCACGGCAGCactcagccccatagcgcccgCTCGCTGCGCTGCCGCCTCTGTGGGGTCCATTGCGCCACGGCCGCCCAACTGCGCGGCCACCTGCAGACCCACGGCCCCGCCCACGACGCTTCCGGCCCCGCCCACGGCACTTCCGGCCCCGCCCACGACGCTTCCggtcccgccgccgccgcttccGGCCCCGCCCACTGCGAGGGGGGCGGCGCCGCGGAGTTGGGGTGA